TCCGAGCCTGCGCCCACGCCGGCCGCACCGCAGCCGGCGGTGCCCGCTGCCGCGCCGGCGGCCGAAGAACACAGCTGCGACGTGGTGTTCACCCGGCTCGGCAAGCTCACCCGCCAGGTGCACGACATGCTGGGCGAACTCGGTTTCGACCAGGCCCTGCAGGAAGTGGCCGAGGCCATTCCCGACGCTCGTCAGCGCCTCAACTACATCGCGCAGATGACCGAGCAGGCTGCCAGCCGCGTGCTCAACGCCACCGACATCGCCCAGCCGCTGCAGGATCAGGTCGAGTCGGAAGCTGAAGCCTTGCAGGCGCGCTGGGACAAGCTCTTCGCGCAGCAACTCTCGGTCGATGAGTTCAAGCAGCTGGCACTGGAGACGCGCGGCTTTCTCGGCACCGCGGCGCAGAACAGCCGGGCCACCAACGCCCAGTTGCTCGAGATCATGATGGCGCAGGACTTCCAGGACCTTACCGGCCAGGTCATCAAGCGCGTCGTCGACATGGCGCAGACCCTGGAAACCCAGCTGCTGCAGGTCCTGCTCGAAGTCACCCCGGCCGAGAAGCGCAACGACAAGCACAGCGGGTTGATGAACGGCCCGGTGATCAGCAGCGAAGGGCGCGACGACGTGGTGACCAGCCAGGGGCAGGTCGACGACCTGCTCGAAAGCCTGGGATTCTGAACACAGGCCGGGCACCGCCCGGCACGGCAACACCGGCGCCACACCGCCGCAGACAAGAAATACGGGAGCTTGAGCCATGAGTGACTTTGCCGGGATGGAAGACTTGCTGCAGGACTTCCTGATCGAAGCCGGGGACCTGCTGTCCGGTGTGGACAACAAGCTCGTCGATCTCGAGCGCTCGCCCGGTGACCGCGGGCTGCTCAACGACATCTTCCGCGGCTTTCACACCATCAAGGGTGGGGCAGGTTTTCTCAACGCCACCGAACTGGTGGCGCTGTGTCACCTGACCGAAAACCTGTTCGACAAGCTGCGCAACGGCGAACTCTCGATCACCGCCGAAGTGATGGACATGATCCTCGCCGCGACGGCCTCGGTGCGCGACATGTTCGGCTACCTGGAGCGCGGCGCGCAGCCGCCGGCGGCCGATCCGCAGCTGATGGCCGGGCTGAAGGCGGTGATCGCCGGCGAGGCGCCGCCTGCCGCCGCGCCGGCCGCGGCCGCACCCGCCGCGGCGCCCCAGCCGGCGTCGCAGGCCAAGGCCGGCGGCGCCAACGAGCCGGACTGGAACCTGCTGTACAACGCGGTCACCGGGCTGCCGGTGCCGGTGGGTGCGGCGCCGGCGCAGGTGCTTGATCCGGTGCCCGCGCAGCCGGAGAAGAATCCGGAAGAGATCATCCAGGCCGCGATCGGCCGCCGCTCGACCGACCGGCCGGGCGGGGCGGTGCCGGTGGGCCGCCGCGAGGGCGAGCGCCAGCGCGACAACTCGATTCGCGTCGATACCGCGCGCCTCGACCAGGTGCTCAACCTGTCGGGCGAAATCGGTCTGACCAAGAACCGCCTCAACGCGCTGCGCAGCGACATCCTCTCGGGCCGCAACGACACCGAAACCCTGCACGCGCTCGATCTGGCGGTGAGCCAGCTCGACCTGCTGGTGTCCGATCTGCAGAACGCGGTCATGAAGACCCGCATGCAGCCGATCGGCCGCCTTTTCCAGAAGTATCCGCGGATCGCCCGCGACCTCGCCCGCAACCTGGGCAAGGACGTGGAGCTCGTGCTGGCGGGCGAAGAGACCGAGATCGACAAGACCATGATCGAGGACTTGTCCGATCCCATCATCCACCTGATCCGCAATGCGGTGGACCATGGCGTCGAGGACAAGGCGGAGCGCCTTGCCAGTGGCAAGCCGGAGAAGTCGATCGTGCGCCTGGAGGCGCGCCAGGAGGGCGATCATATCGTCATCATGGTGGCGGACGACGGGCGCGGCATGAATGCCGAGCGTCTGCGCGCGAAGGCGCTGCAGAAGGGCCTCATCACCGATGAGGAGGCCAACACCATGGACGAGCGCCAGAGCTTCAACCTGGTGTTCCTGCCGGGCTTCTCGATGGCGGCACAGATTTCCGACGTTTCCGGGCGCGGGGTCGGCATGGATGTGGTGCGCACCAACATCCAGAAGCTGAACGGTTCGATCGACATCCGTTCGGTGCAGGGCAAGGGCACCACCTTCGTCATCAGCCTGCCGCTGACGCTGGCGATCCTGCCGGTGCTGCTGGTGCGGCTGGGCGAGCAGCCGCTGGCCGTGCCGTTGTCGATGGTGCGCGAGATCCTGCCGATCGACATCAAGGAGGTTCAGGAGGTCGGCGGCCGCGCCACCATGGTGGTGCGCGGCGAGGTACTGCCGGTGCTGCCGCTGGCGGCCCTGCTCGGATGGCCGCAGGAGCGCACGCCGGAGTACGGCGTGCTGATGCAGACCGCCGAGCTGTCCTTCATCCTTGCAATCGACAGCTTCGCCGGCCGCGAGGACGCGGTGATCAAGTCGCTCGACGACTTCCGTCCCAAGGGCGTGGCAGGCGTCACCACGCTCTCCAACGGCCAGATCGTGTTGATCCTGGACATGAAGGAACTGCTCGGCGCGGCCGGCGAGCACCGCGGCGTGCCGAGGGCCACGCTACTGCGCGATATGGCGGTTCCTGCGCTGGCCTGACCCGCCCGCCTGCTCCCAACCCGCAAACCCGGCGCTTCAGCCGGGTTTGTTGTTTTGTGCGGGGGGCTTGCCTAGGATGAACCACAGGGGATCGCATCCTGCGCCCCGATGGGGGAACCATGGCGGGATTCGATTTCGATCACTGGTGCGACTTGGCCAAACGCGATCCGGCAGCTTTCTTCCATGCCCGACACCGGCTGATCGAGCGCTTCATCGAATCGCACCCCGCGCCCCAGGCCCGCCGGCTGCGCGAGATGCAGGCCTTCATCGACTGCGTGCGGGTGTCCTCGGGCACGCCGATGGGGGCTGTCCGCAACATCGCCGGGCTGATGCAGGAACGTCTCGACGTGTTGCGGCGCAAGGGGGCCGAGTTGAATGCGGCGGGGGAGCGCCTGAAGGAGATGATGCACCGGCTCGAAGAACACATCTGAGCCGGTGCAGCGTTTTCAGGCAGTGAGTTCGAGCAGCTTGGCGAAGGCCTGTTCGAATTGCGTCAGGCCGTCCTGCTGCAGCGACTCACCCACCGCGTCGAGGTCGATACCGAGGCCGGCCAGCGCCTCGTAATGCGCGCGTGCTTCTGCCACGCCGTCTTCCAGCGTTGCTGCGGCCTTGCCGTGATCCAGCAGCGCCGCCAGTGTGGCGTCGGGCAGGGTATTGACCGTCTGTGCGCCGATCAGCGGCTCCACGTACAGCAGGTCGGGATAAGCCGGGTTCTTGGTGCCGGTGCTCGCCCACAGCATGTACTGCGGCCGCGCCCCCGCCGCCCGCAGCGGAGCGAATTCGGGCCCGCCAAACACGGCGCGGTTGCGCTGGTAGGCAAGTTTGGCCATTGCCACCGCCGTCTTGCCGAGATGGGGCAGCCCCGCTTCGCCACTGGCCTCCAACCGGGTGTCGACCAAGGTATCGACGCGCGACAGGAAGAGGCTGGCCACCGACATCACCGCCGTGACATCGCCGCCCTGCTGCTGCAGGCGCGACAGGCCGCGCACGTAAGCCTGCGCGACCGCGTCCACATGGGCCAGCGAGAACATCAGCGTGACGTTGACGCTGATGCCGCGCGCGATCAGCGCCTCGATGGCTTCCAGCCCCGCGGGGGTGGCCGGCACCTTGATCAGCAGGTTGGGGCGGTCCACCGCGGCTTTCAGGCGCACGCCGGCGGCGATCGTGGCCGCGGCGTCGTGGGCCAGCGCGGGCGACACCTCAAGGCTGACGTAGCCGGCCTCGCCCTTGCTGTCGCGGTAGAGCGGCAGCAGCAGGTCGCAGCCCCGCTGCACGTCCGGAACGACCAGGCCCTCGTAGCAGGCTTCCGCCCCCCGTTTCTCCGCTTTCAAGGCCGCCAGGTCGTCGCCGTAGTAGCGCCCGTCGGCGATTGCCTTGTAGAAGATCGCCGGATTGGTGGTGACGCCACTGACCCCTTCGTCGATGAAACGCGCCAGGTGGCCGTCGTTGAGCAGGGTACGGGAGAGGTTGTCGAGCCAGACTTGCTGGCCGTGCTGGCGGACCTGGAGCAGCGGTTTCATGGCGGCGCGGAACTTAGCGGGTGGATTCGGGGAAACACGCATTGTGCCCCGTATCCCCGTCGGCCGGAAGGCGCGCCAGCGCGTCATGCCAACCGAGTGCGTCGGCGACCGCGCGGAAGTCTGGCGCGGGGGCGGCATGCAACTGCAGCGGCGCGTCGCGCTGCGGATGGCGCAGTTCGATGTCGGTGCAGGCGAGCAGCATCCGTTCGCTGCCGAAGTGCGCCTGGAACATGCGATTGTGCTTGCCCTTGCCGAAGGTCGAGTCGCCGATGATGGGGTGGGAGATGTGCTTCAGGTGCCGCCTGATCTGGTGGCGGCGCCCGGTTTCCGGTTCCAGCGCGAGCAGCGCGTAGCGGCTGGTGGGATAGCGGTCGACCGCCCAGGGCAGCTCTGCGGTTGCGAGGCGGCGGAAATGGGTGATCGCGGGCTGCGGCGCGAAGACCTTGTCCTCGGCGACGTGCTCGACCGGGTCGAAGCGGCGGCTCAGCGGATGGTCGATCGTGCCCGCCTCGGCCGGATGACCGCGCACGATGGCGACATACTGCTTGCGCACGGCGCGGGTTTCGAACTGCGTCGCGAGCCGTCCGGCGGTGTCGCGGTCGAGCGCGAACACGAGCACGCCCGAAGTGCCTTTGTCGAGACGGTGTACCGGGTGCACGTGGCGGCCGAGCTGGTCGCGCAGCAGTTGCACCGCGAAGCGTTCCTCGTGCGCGTCGAGCGCGCTGCGGTGTACCAGCAGCCCGGAGGGCTTGTGGATGGCGACGAGGTGTTCGTCTTGATAAAGGATCTCGAGCACGGGCGGGAGTGGAAAAAGAAAAAGCGACCCGGTCGGGTCGCTTTTGCTGCCGCGGGTGCGTGCACCCGCGAGGCAGGCGGGATCAGGCGAAGTTCTGCGCCGCGAAATCCCAGTTGGCGAGCTTCTCGAGGAAGGTCTCGACGAACTTGGGACGCAGGTTGCGGTAGTCGATGTAGTAGGCGTGTTCCCACACATCGATACAGAGCAGAGCCTTGTCGCCGGTGGTCAGCGGGGTGCCGGCAGCGCCCATGTTGACGATGTCCACCGAGCCGTCGGCCTTCTTCACCAGCCAGGTCCAGCCGGAGCCGAAATTGCCCACGGCGGAGGTCTGGAAAGCCTTCTTGAAGTCGTCGAACGAGCCCCACTTGGCCTTGATCGCGTCAGCCAGCGCGCCGGTCGGTTCGCCACCGCCGTTCGGCTTCATGCTGTTCCAGAAGAAGGTGTGGTTCCAGACCTGCGCCGAGTTGTTGTACACGCCGCCGGCCGGGGCCTTCTTGATAATGGCTTCGAGGTCGAGGTTCTCGTACTCGGTGCCCTTGATCAGGTTGTTGAGGTTGGTGACGTAGGCTTGGTGGTGCTTGCCGTAGTGGAATTCCAGCGTTTCTTCGGAGATGGCCGGCGCCAGGGCGTTCTTGGCGTAGGGCAGGGGGGGCAGCGTGTGTTCCATCGAATTCTCCTGTCTGTGTCCGTTGGGGGGTAAAGTCCGACAATTCTAGTCAGGATTGCTCAGGGTCGCCAATCCCGACAGCCATTGATCTTAAGCCGAACGCGGCGTTTGGGAAACCGCGGCAACAGCAAATGCATATGCCGGAAGTGCCCCGGCATCAGGGCCGGGGCGGCTGCGTGGCGGTGACTTCCGCGTCGAGACGGCCATCGGCCAGTTGCACGCTCACCGCGTCGCCCACGCCGATGTCCTGAACGGAACGCAGGATGTGGCCGTGGGCGTCGCGGGTGATGCTGTAGCCGCGCGCGAGCACGGCATCCGGCGCGAGATGCTTGAGGTGGTCCTGTAGTGCCTCCAGCCGCAGGCGGTGCCGCTGCATGACGGTGTCGAGGCCGCGACGCAGGCGCGCGGCGAGCTGGTGCTGGTCGGCGCGCGCGCGCGCCAGATCGGGCCGGCGCCCGCGCAGGCGCAGGCCGAGGCGCGCGAGGCGTTCGTCTGCCCGCTGCAGCTGCCGCGTTCCGGCATCGTGGAGCCGGCGCTCCAGCGTTGCGAGTTGAACCCTGGCGGCTGCCAGCCGCTGGCGCGGATGCACCAGTCGCAGCGCGGCACGGTCGAGGCGCTGGGCGAGCGTGTCGAGCCGGCGCTGCATGGCGCGGGCAAGATGTTGGTCGAGCGCGAGGACGCGGTCGCGCGCGGCATGAAAACCCGCGCTTGCAAGTTCGGCCGCGCCGGTCGGCGTCGGGGCGCGGAGGTCGGCGGCGAAGTCGGCGATGGTGAAGTCGGTTTCGTGCCCCACGCCGCACACCACCGGCAACGGACTGCGCCGGATGGCGCGCGCCAGCCCTTCGTCGTTGAAGGCCTGCAGGTCTTCGATGCTGCCGCCTCCGCGCACCAGCAGGACGAGGTCGATGCCGTCTTCCGCCGCGCGCGCCGCCGCGGCTTCCAGCGCCGCCACCAGCCGCAGCGGCGCATCCGCACCCTGCACCGGGGCGGGATACAGCACCACCGGCAGTTGCGGCGCACGGCGCTTCAGGGTGACCAGCACGTCGCGCAGGGCGGCCGCGGCGGGCGAGGTGACGATACCGATGCCGCGCGGATACGGCGGCAAGGGGCGCTTGACCGCGGCATCGAACAGGCCTTCGGCGGCGAGCTTTTCCTTCAGGCGCGTGAAGGCTTCGAACAGGTTGCCGATGCCCGCCGGGCGCAGCGCCTCCACGCCCAGCTGATAGTCGCCCCGGACTTCATAGACAGTCACCAGGGCGCGGGCTTCGACCCGCATGCCGTTTTCAGGCCGGAAGGGCAGCAACTGGGCACGGTTGCGCCACATCGCGCACCGCACCTGGGCCTGCTCGTCCTTGAGGGTGAAATACAGATGTCCGGAGGCGGCACGGGTGAGGTTGGAGATCTCGCCGCTGACCCACAGCAGGGGGATGGCCGACTCGAGTACCTCGCGCGCGAGGCGGTTCAGTGCGGACACCGTAAGCACTTGAGCGGACAGGGATAGCGGTGATGCTTCAGGCGATTGGGAGGCGAATTTCATGCCCGGGATTGTAGCGGAATCCACAGCCCCGCCGGACTGTCAAGCCTGAATCGGCAAGTCCTTGATCCGACTGGGAGTGTTTGTCAAGTAGTTGATAACTAACGGTATTTTATGTTGCCTAATTTTTCAGCGAAGCAAGCAAAAGCCCGCGGCGACGGGCTTCCGGGGCAACATCCCGAATCAGTCCACAAACTTATCCACAGCTTTTGTGGATTCTCCGCACAGCGCCCCGACTTGCCGCCCGACGGGGGCTGGCGCTAGAGTTCCGCTTTTTCCCGGGGAGTGGGCGCGTGTTCGAGATCATTCAGGCTGCGGGATGGCCGATCTGGCCGCTGTTGCTGGCGTCGGTTATTGCAGTGGCATTGATCATCGAACGTTCCGTGTCGCTCCGGCGCGCGCGCGTGGTTCCGGCCGGGCTGCTCGACAAGGTGCTGGTGGACCTGCGCAGCCACGGTGCCTCGGCCGAGATGATCAACCGCGTCGCCGCGCATTCGCCGCTCGGCCGCGTGCTGGCTGCGGGCCTGCGCAACATCGGCGCCTCGCGCGACGTCATGAAGGAATCGATCGAG
Above is a window of Azoarcus olearius DNA encoding:
- the tal gene encoding transaldolase, with translation MKPLLQVRQHGQQVWLDNLSRTLLNDGHLARFIDEGVSGVTTNPAIFYKAIADGRYYGDDLAALKAEKRGAEACYEGLVVPDVQRGCDLLLPLYRDSKGEAGYVSLEVSPALAHDAAATIAAGVRLKAAVDRPNLLIKVPATPAGLEAIEALIARGISVNVTLMFSLAHVDAVAQAYVRGLSRLQQQGGDVTAVMSVASLFLSRVDTLVDTRLEASGEAGLPHLGKTAVAMAKLAYQRNRAVFGGPEFAPLRAAGARPQYMLWASTGTKNPAYPDLLYVEPLIGAQTVNTLPDATLAALLDHGKAAATLEDGVAEARAHYEALAGLGIDLDAVGESLQQDGLTQFEQAFAKLLELTA
- a CDS encoding superoxide dismutase yields the protein MEHTLPPLPYAKNALAPAISEETLEFHYGKHHQAYVTNLNNLIKGTEYENLDLEAIIKKAPAGGVYNNSAQVWNHTFFWNSMKPNGGGEPTGALADAIKAKWGSFDDFKKAFQTSAVGNFGSGWTWLVKKADGSVDIVNMGAAGTPLTTGDKALLCIDVWEHAYYIDYRNLRPKFVETFLEKLANWDFAAQNFA
- a CDS encoding pseudouridine synthase → MLEILYQDEHLVAIHKPSGLLVHRSALDAHEERFAVQLLRDQLGRHVHPVHRLDKGTSGVLVFALDRDTAGRLATQFETRAVRKQYVAIVRGHPAEAGTIDHPLSRRFDPVEHVAEDKVFAPQPAITHFRRLATAELPWAVDRYPTSRYALLALEPETGRRHQIRRHLKHISHPIIGDSTFGKGKHNRMFQAHFGSERMLLACTDIELRHPQRDAPLQLHAAPAPDFRAVADALGWHDALARLPADGDTGHNACFPESTR
- a CDS encoding chemotaxis protein CheA yields the protein MSDFAGMEDLLQDFLIEAGDLLSGVDNKLVDLERSPGDRGLLNDIFRGFHTIKGGAGFLNATELVALCHLTENLFDKLRNGELSITAEVMDMILAATASVRDMFGYLERGAQPPAADPQLMAGLKAVIAGEAPPAAAPAAAAPAAAPQPASQAKAGGANEPDWNLLYNAVTGLPVPVGAAPAQVLDPVPAQPEKNPEEIIQAAIGRRSTDRPGGAVPVGRREGERQRDNSIRVDTARLDQVLNLSGEIGLTKNRLNALRSDILSGRNDTETLHALDLAVSQLDLLVSDLQNAVMKTRMQPIGRLFQKYPRIARDLARNLGKDVELVLAGEETEIDKTMIEDLSDPIIHLIRNAVDHGVEDKAERLASGKPEKSIVRLEARQEGDHIVIMVADDGRGMNAERLRAKALQKGLITDEEANTMDERQSFNLVFLPGFSMAAQISDVSGRGVGMDVVRTNIQKLNGSIDIRSVQGKGTTFVISLPLTLAILPVLLVRLGEQPLAVPLSMVREILPIDIKEVQEVGGRATMVVRGEVLPVLPLAALLGWPQERTPEYGVLMQTAELSFILAIDSFAGREDAVIKSLDDFRPKGVAGVTTLSNGQIVLILDMKELLGAAGEHRGVPRATLLRDMAVPALA
- the xseA gene encoding exodeoxyribonuclease VII large subunit, with the translated sequence MKFASQSPEASPLSLSAQVLTVSALNRLAREVLESAIPLLWVSGEISNLTRAASGHLYFTLKDEQAQVRCAMWRNRAQLLPFRPENGMRVEARALVTVYEVRGDYQLGVEALRPAGIGNLFEAFTRLKEKLAAEGLFDAAVKRPLPPYPRGIGIVTSPAAAALRDVLVTLKRRAPQLPVVLYPAPVQGADAPLRLVAALEAAAARAAEDGIDLVLLVRGGGSIEDLQAFNDEGLARAIRRSPLPVVCGVGHETDFTIADFAADLRAPTPTGAAELASAGFHAARDRVLALDQHLARAMQRRLDTLAQRLDRAALRLVHPRQRLAAARVQLATLERRLHDAGTRQLQRADERLARLGLRLRGRRPDLARARADQHQLAARLRRGLDTVMQRHRLRLEALQDHLKHLAPDAVLARGYSITRDAHGHILRSVQDIGVGDAVSVQLADGRLDAEVTATQPPRP
- the cheZ gene encoding protein phosphatase CheZ codes for the protein MAKKLKFDEAGDSDDLQALFDSIASAPSAPVAEAVAVKPAAAPAPAPAAASGAAGDNDELQALFDAVAAEFSEPAPTPAAPQPAVPAAAPAAEEHSCDVVFTRLGKLTRQVHDMLGELGFDQALQEVAEAIPDARQRLNYIAQMTEQAASRVLNATDIAQPLQDQVESEAEALQARWDKLFAQQLSVDEFKQLALETRGFLGTAAQNSRATNAQLLEIMMAQDFQDLTGQVIKRVVDMAQTLETQLLQVLLEVTPAEKRNDKHSGLMNGPVISSEGRDDVVTSQGQVDDLLESLGF
- a CDS encoding DUF3135 domain-containing protein; translation: MAGFDFDHWCDLAKRDPAAFFHARHRLIERFIESHPAPQARRLREMQAFIDCVRVSSGTPMGAVRNIAGLMQERLDVLRRKGAELNAAGERLKEMMHRLEEHI